From one Streptomyces chromofuscus genomic stretch:
- the glgB gene encoding 1,4-alpha-glucan branching enzyme: MALRDISPPKASGPHSSARTSVRGAPPLDPADRERLLAGAHHDPHALLGAHPVPGGTAVRALRPFARAVSVLVGGERVALTSEGDGLFSAVLPHQTIPAYTLLVAYEQEEYEVHDPYRFLPALGELDLHLIKEGRHEQLWQALGAEPMTHQGVTGTRFTVWAPNARGVRVAGDFCYWDGTAFPMRSLGACGVWELFLPGIGEGTRYKFEITSQYGHRFLKADPMARRTEVPPDTASIVTASHYEWGDQEWMAHRGDTPVHRAPFSVYEVHLPSWRPGLTYRQLAEELPRYVKDLGFTHVELMPVAEHPFGGSWGYQVTGFYAPTSRLGTPDDFRYFVDACHRAGIGVIMDWVPAHFPKDDWALARFDGDPLYEPGNAQRAEHPDWGTYEFDFGRTEVRNFLVANAVYWCEEFHIDGLRVDAVASMLYLDYSRDSGQWTPNAHGGREDLDAVAFLQEMNATVYRRAPGVVTIAEESTAWGGVTRPTDSGGLGFGLKWNMGWMHDSLEYMSKEPIHRKYHHHEMTFSMIYAYSENYVLPISHDEVVHGKQALVSKMPGDWWQRRANHRAYLGFMWAHPGKQLLFMGQEFAQGGEWSVEHGPEWWLLDPGHCAAGDHRGVRDLVRDLNAHYLGTPALWQRDTDPGGFQWVECDAADDNVFAFLRYDEKGTPLLAISHFSPAVRHDYRLGVPDDVPAWQEILNTDASRYGGSDVVHPDPVKTEAQESHGRPASIKLTLPPLATVWLRPA, from the coding sequence GTGGCGCTGCGCGACATCTCACCCCCGAAGGCCTCCGGCCCGCACTCGTCGGCTCGCACGTCCGTCAGGGGCGCGCCCCCGCTGGATCCCGCCGACCGGGAGCGCCTGCTGGCGGGCGCCCACCACGACCCGCACGCCCTGCTCGGCGCGCATCCGGTGCCGGGCGGGACCGCCGTGCGGGCGCTGCGGCCGTTCGCCCGCGCGGTGAGCGTGCTGGTCGGCGGGGAGCGCGTCGCGCTCACGTCGGAGGGCGACGGCCTCTTCTCCGCCGTACTGCCGCACCAGACGATCCCGGCGTACACGCTGCTGGTGGCCTACGAGCAGGAGGAGTACGAGGTCCACGACCCGTACCGCTTCCTGCCCGCCCTCGGCGAGCTGGACCTGCATCTGATCAAGGAGGGCCGGCACGAGCAGTTGTGGCAGGCGCTGGGCGCCGAGCCGATGACCCACCAGGGCGTGACCGGCACCCGGTTCACCGTGTGGGCGCCGAACGCGCGCGGGGTGCGGGTCGCCGGAGACTTCTGCTACTGGGACGGGACCGCCTTCCCGATGCGCTCGCTGGGCGCCTGTGGGGTGTGGGAGCTGTTCCTGCCGGGCATCGGCGAGGGCACCAGGTACAAGTTCGAGATCACCTCGCAGTACGGCCACCGGTTCCTGAAGGCCGACCCGATGGCACGTCGCACGGAGGTGCCGCCGGACACCGCCTCGATCGTGACCGCCTCGCACTACGAGTGGGGCGACCAGGAGTGGATGGCGCACCGCGGCGACACGCCGGTGCACCGGGCGCCGTTCTCGGTGTACGAGGTGCACCTGCCCTCCTGGCGCCCGGGGCTGACCTACCGCCAACTCGCGGAGGAGCTGCCGCGGTACGTCAAGGACCTCGGCTTCACGCACGTGGAGCTGATGCCGGTCGCCGAGCACCCCTTCGGCGGCTCCTGGGGCTACCAGGTCACCGGCTTCTACGCGCCCACCTCCCGCCTCGGCACCCCCGACGACTTCCGGTACTTCGTCGACGCCTGCCACCGGGCCGGCATCGGCGTGATCATGGACTGGGTACCGGCGCACTTCCCCAAGGACGACTGGGCGCTGGCCCGGTTCGACGGGGACCCGCTGTACGAACCCGGGAACGCGCAGCGCGCCGAGCATCCCGACTGGGGGACCTACGAGTTCGACTTCGGGCGGACCGAGGTGCGCAACTTCCTGGTCGCCAACGCCGTGTACTGGTGCGAGGAGTTCCACATCGACGGGCTGCGCGTGGACGCCGTCGCCTCGATGCTCTACCTCGACTACTCGCGGGACTCCGGCCAGTGGACCCCGAACGCCCACGGCGGACGGGAGGACCTCGACGCGGTCGCGTTCCTGCAGGAGATGAACGCGACCGTCTACCGGCGCGCACCCGGCGTCGTGACGATCGCCGAGGAGTCCACGGCCTGGGGCGGGGTGACCCGGCCGACCGACAGCGGCGGTCTGGGCTTCGGGCTGAAGTGGAACATGGGCTGGATGCACGACTCCCTCGAGTACATGAGCAAGGAGCCGATCCACCGCAAGTACCACCACCACGAGATGACGTTCTCGATGATCTACGCGTACAGCGAGAACTACGTGCTGCCCATCTCGCACGACGAAGTCGTCCACGGCAAGCAGGCCCTGGTCAGCAAGATGCCCGGCGACTGGTGGCAGAGGCGCGCCAACCACCGCGCGTACCTGGGCTTCATGTGGGCCCATCCCGGCAAGCAGCTCCTGTTCATGGGGCAGGAGTTCGCGCAGGGCGGCGAGTGGTCCGTGGAGCACGGCCCCGAGTGGTGGCTGCTCGACCCCGGCCACTGCGCGGCGGGCGACCACCGCGGGGTGCGGGACCTGGTCCGCGATCTCAACGCCCACTACCTGGGCACGCCGGCACTCTGGCAGCGCGACACCGACCCCGGCGGCTTCCAGTGGGTGGAGTGCGACGCGGCCGACGACAACGTCTTCGCCTTCCTGCGCTACGACGAGAAGGGCACGCCCCTGCTGGCGATTTCGCACTTCTCCCCGGCCGTCCGGCACGACTACCGGCTCGGCGTCCCCGACGACGTCCCGGCCTGGCAGGAAATCCTCAACACCGACGCGTCCCGCTACGGCGGCAGCGACGTCGTCCACCCCGACCCCGTCAAGACCGAGGCGCAGGAGTCGCACGGCCGTCCCGCGAGCATCAAGCTGACCCTGCCGCCCCTGGCCACGGTCTGGCTGCGCCCGGCCTGA
- a CDS encoding glutamate--cysteine ligase 2, with protein MRTVGVEEELLLVDPESGEPRARSAAVLARAEHDGTGGFVFEKELHDQMLEFNTHPQTDMADLGAEIVRCRREAARNAGEIGCSVAALATSPLPVKPAVGAHRRYQWMAVEYGIATQEQLVLGCHVHVAVESDEEGVAVVDRVRPWLAVLAALSANSPFWQGKDTSYSSYRSRVWQRWPSAGPTELFGSAERYRARVAEMMATGTLLDEAMVYFDARLSRNYPTVELRVADVCLHADTAVLIATLARGLVETAAREWRAGREPAGHSVSVLRLAAWRAARSGLTGELLHPAVMRPAPAETVVRALLEHLGDALADTGDLDRAKEACAELFRRGNGAQVQRGLLERTGSLRDVVLECARHTQGEAARRGVTPEP; from the coding sequence GTGCGCACCGTCGGAGTGGAGGAGGAGCTCCTCCTGGTGGATCCGGAGAGTGGGGAACCGCGTGCGCGGTCGGCCGCCGTGCTGGCGCGCGCCGAGCACGACGGCACCGGCGGTTTCGTCTTCGAGAAGGAACTCCACGACCAGATGCTGGAGTTCAACACGCACCCGCAGACGGACATGGCGGACCTGGGCGCGGAGATCGTGCGCTGCCGCCGGGAGGCGGCGCGCAACGCCGGGGAGATCGGCTGCTCGGTGGCGGCGCTCGCCACCTCGCCGCTGCCGGTCAAGCCCGCGGTCGGCGCGCACCGCCGCTACCAGTGGATGGCGGTGGAGTACGGAATCGCCACGCAGGAGCAGCTCGTCCTGGGTTGCCATGTCCATGTAGCTGTCGAGTCCGACGAGGAGGGTGTCGCGGTCGTCGACCGGGTCCGGCCGTGGCTCGCGGTGCTGGCGGCGCTGAGCGCCAACTCGCCCTTCTGGCAGGGCAAGGACACCAGTTACAGCAGTTACCGCAGCCGGGTGTGGCAGCGCTGGCCGTCGGCCGGACCGACCGAGCTGTTCGGCTCGGCCGAGCGGTACCGCGCGCGGGTCGCGGAGATGATGGCGACGGGGACCCTCCTCGACGAGGCGATGGTCTACTTCGACGCCCGGCTGTCCCGGAACTACCCGACCGTCGAGCTGCGGGTCGCGGACGTCTGCCTGCACGCGGACACCGCCGTGCTGATCGCCACCCTCGCCCGCGGGCTGGTCGAGACGGCGGCGCGCGAGTGGCGTGCGGGCCGCGAGCCGGCCGGGCACAGCGTGAGCGTGCTGCGCCTCGCCGCCTGGCGGGCGGCCCGCTCCGGCCTCACGGGAGAGCTGCTGCACCCGGCGGTGATGCGCCCGGCGCCCGCCGAGACGGTCGTGCGGGCCCTGTTGGAGCACCTCGGCGACGCGCTCGCGGACACCGGGGACCTGGACCGGGCGAAGGAGGCCTGCGCGGAGCTGTTCCGGCGTGGCAACGGGGCGCAGGTGCAGCGCGGGCTGCTGGAGCGGACGGGGAGCCTGCGGGACGTCGTCCTGGAGTGCGCGCGGCACACCCAGGGTGAGGCCGCGCGCCGGGGGGTGACACCTGAGCCGTGA
- a CDS encoding maltokinase N-terminal cap-like domain-containing protein, whose translation MTKTASLRPSDSGLTASMASLNGLLREWLPRQRWFAGKDRPVTDLRLLSLTELFPGCLHLLVHAGHVGGHSGLAGVPSPGGTPPPGDCYQLFLGVREHPSPRLGRALIGLAQDGPLAGMTVYDALQDLRSAQLLLERLRHPGSAGPLHFEADPAMPVPAGLVPRVLDAEQSNSSLVYGDEFILKVFRRIQPGVNPDLEVPGALVGQGCERVPAPVAWFRTTQPQEATLGVLQPFLRNASDGWTLALHALATGSDFTPEAHELGRATAEVHLALATAFPAGGRCENGRTAAAMTERLDAAAHSVPGLRSFVPGLRSAFSALLTCDAGPPAQRIHGDLHLGQVLRAGREWFVIDFEGEPSRPLAERRSAQSPVRDIAGMLRSFDYAARQRRPWRPQWARRCREAYCAGYAARAGWDPRKKHGLLRAYETDRAVYEVLYEARHRPDWLPVPMAAIERLAVRGD comes from the coding sequence ATGACGAAGACCGCATCCCTCCGGCCGAGCGACAGTGGGCTCACCGCGTCCATGGCCTCGCTCAACGGGCTGCTGCGCGAATGGCTGCCCCGGCAGCGCTGGTTCGCCGGCAAGGACCGGCCCGTCACGGATCTGCGCCTGCTGTCGCTGACGGAGCTGTTCCCGGGGTGTCTGCACCTTCTGGTGCACGCCGGCCACGTGGGCGGCCACAGCGGCCTCGCCGGAGTGCCCTCCCCCGGGGGCACTCCCCCGCCCGGGGACTGTTACCAGCTGTTCCTCGGCGTCCGGGAGCATCCCTCCCCGCGCCTGGGCCGGGCGCTGATCGGTCTCGCCCAGGACGGCCCGCTGGCGGGGATGACGGTCTACGACGCCCTGCAGGACCTGCGTTCGGCGCAACTGCTGCTGGAGCGCCTGCGGCACCCGGGCAGCGCGGGCCCGCTGCACTTCGAGGCCGACCCGGCCATGCCGGTCCCGGCCGGTCTGGTGCCGCGGGTGCTGGACGCCGAGCAGTCCAACTCCTCACTGGTGTACGGCGACGAGTTCATCCTGAAGGTCTTCCGGCGCATCCAGCCCGGCGTCAACCCCGACCTGGAGGTGCCGGGCGCGCTGGTCGGGCAGGGCTGCGAGCGGGTCCCCGCGCCCGTGGCCTGGTTCCGTACCACCCAGCCGCAGGAGGCCACGCTGGGCGTGCTCCAGCCCTTCCTGCGCAACGCCTCCGACGGCTGGACCCTCGCCCTGCACGCGCTCGCCACCGGCAGCGACTTCACGCCGGAGGCGCACGAGCTGGGGCGGGCCACGGCGGAGGTGCATCTGGCGCTGGCCACGGCGTTCCCGGCCGGCGGGCGGTGCGAGAACGGGCGGACGGCGGCGGCGATGACGGAACGCCTGGATGCCGCCGCGCACAGCGTTCCGGGGCTCCGGTCGTTCGTGCCCGGGCTGCGGTCGGCGTTCAGCGCCCTGCTGACGTGCGACGCCGGGCCGCCCGCCCAGCGCATCCACGGTGATCTGCATCTGGGGCAGGTGTTGCGGGCGGGCCGTGAGTGGTTCGTGATCGACTTCGAGGGCGAGCCGTCCCGTCCGCTCGCCGAACGGCGCAGCGCCCAGTCCCCCGTCCGGGACATCGCGGGCATGCTGCGCTCCTTCGACTACGCGGCCCGGCAGCGCCGGCCCTGGCGTCCGCAGTGGGCGCGCCGCTGCCGGGAGGCCTACTGCGCGGGCTACGCGGCCCGGGCCGGCTGGGATCCCCGTAAGAAGCACGGCCTGCTGCGTGCTTATGAGACGGATCGGGCGGTCTACGAGGTGCTGTACGAGGCCAGGCACCGCCCGGACTGGCTTCCCGTACCCATGGCGGCGATCGAACGACTCGCCGTGAGAGGAGACTGA
- a CDS encoding STAS domain-containing protein has protein sequence MTIAQNPLSVEVTLPREDVALVRVEGYLDVDTATEFQHHLANQLHHGRRHFVLDVSEVPFMDSSGMNIILRIYQETRRNGGSVHVLSPTPPVQRVLDLTGVSITVPVSGSFDEALALIDEQVAAQAAEG, from the coding sequence GTGACAATTGCCCAGAACCCGCTGTCCGTCGAGGTCACGCTGCCGCGCGAGGACGTCGCCCTGGTGAGGGTCGAAGGCTATCTGGACGTCGACACCGCGACCGAGTTCCAGCATCACCTGGCCAACCAGTTGCACCACGGTCGGCGTCACTTCGTCCTGGACGTCTCCGAGGTGCCGTTCATGGACTCGTCCGGTATGAACATCATCCTGCGTATCTACCAGGAGACCCGTCGCAACGGCGGCAGCGTCCATGTGCTGTCCCCCACCCCTCCCGTCCAGCGGGTCCTGGACCTGACCGGGGTGAGCATCACGGTCCCGGTGTCCGGGAGTTTCGACGAGGCGCTGGCCCTGATCGACGAGCAGGTGGCGGCGCAGGCGGCGGAGGGCTGA
- a CDS encoding PRC-barrel domain containing protein, producing the protein MTIDRIWSYAPGTGHVEGQDLTGFTVDGTDGTLGHVDRLADPHGMRHLVVDTGVWVFGRSVLVPVGLVTGIDTEHRLVSLACTRAEVKEAPRFRTDSETLDPHYLATVGDYYGNLPPREPTTA; encoded by the coding sequence GTGACCATCGACAGAATCTGGTCGTACGCACCGGGCACCGGCCACGTCGAGGGCCAGGACCTCACGGGGTTCACCGTCGACGGCACGGACGGCACGCTCGGCCACGTGGACCGGCTGGCCGACCCGCACGGCATGCGGCACCTGGTCGTCGACACCGGCGTCTGGGTGTTCGGCAGGAGCGTGCTGGTTCCGGTGGGCCTGGTCACGGGGATCGACACCGAGCACCGTCTGGTCTCGCTGGCCTGCACCCGGGCGGAGGTCAAGGAGGCTCCGCGCTTCCGCACCGACAGCGAAACCCTCGACCCGCACTATCTGGCGACGGTCGGCGACTACTACGGCAACCTGCCGCCGCGCGAGCCCACCACCGCCTGA
- a CDS encoding DUF6480 family protein: MSHTNPDPEPDRSTGLEPGGGVPPGETPPAESSMSGALPRETHNPTKGWAKAPLALILVLVVLVAAFFLAYSLILML, encoded by the coding sequence ATGAGTCACACCAATCCCGATCCCGAACCCGACCGCTCGACGGGCCTGGAACCGGGCGGCGGCGTACCCCCCGGGGAGACCCCGCCCGCGGAGAGCAGCATGTCCGGAGCCCTCCCCCGGGAGACCCACAACCCGACCAAGGGCTGGGCCAAGGCACCGCTGGCGCTGATCCTCGTGCTCGTCGTGCTGGTCGCCGCCTTCTTCCTGGCGTACAGCCTGATCCTGATGCTCTAG
- a CDS encoding ATP-binding protein, whose translation MATEPHWDETLAGQGIPSRTTGFPGDPQDVTGARLAAESFLRDLARTAPPATPESWHDILLVVTELAANAVQYAPGPFHLRIRRTYDGVHLTLHDTSSTPPSPRPFHPSTGGGGIGWHLIQTLCDQVSVVSDDHGKDIHVFLPW comes from the coding sequence ATGGCAACCGAGCCGCATTGGGACGAAACACTGGCTGGCCAAGGAATCCCGAGCCGGACGACCGGCTTCCCGGGTGATCCGCAGGACGTGACCGGTGCGCGCCTGGCGGCGGAGAGCTTCCTCCGCGACCTGGCCCGCACCGCACCGCCCGCGACCCCGGAGTCGTGGCACGACATCCTGCTGGTCGTCACGGAGCTTGCCGCGAACGCGGTCCAGTACGCGCCCGGACCCTTCCACCTGCGGATCCGGCGGACCTACGACGGGGTGCACCTCACCTTGCACGACACCAGCAGCACGCCCCCGTCGCCCCGCCCGTTCCATCCGAGCACCGGGGGTGGCGGCATCGGGTGGCATCTGATCCAGACGTTGTGCGACCAGGTCAGCGTGGTCAGCGACGACCACGGCAAGGACATCCACGTGTTCCTGCCCTGGTGA
- the treS gene encoding maltose alpha-D-glucosyltransferase → MTVNEPVQDTFEDTPAKDRDPDWFKRAVFYEVLVRSFQDSNGDGVGDLKGLTAKLDYLQWLGVDCLWLPPFFKSPLRDGGYDVSDYTAVLPEFGDLADFVEFVDAAHQRGMRVIIDFVMNHTSDQHPWFQESRRDPDGPYGDYYMWADDDKQYQDARIIFVDTEVSNWTYDPVRKQYFFHRFFSHQPDLNYENPAVQEEILAALRFWLDLGIDGYRLDAVPYLYAEEGTNCENLPATHEFLRRVRREIDALYPDTVLLAEANQWPEDVVDYFGDYSSGGDECHMAFHFPVMPRIFMAVRRESRYPVSEILAKTPAIPSGCQWGIFLRNHDELTLEMVTDEERDYMYAEYAKDPRMRANIGIRRRLAPLLDNDRHTIELFTALLLSLPGSPILYYGDEIGMGDNIWLGDRDAVRTPMQWTPDRNAGFSTCDPGRLTLPTIMDPVYGYQVTNVEASMASPSSLLHWTRRMIEIRKQNPAFGLGSYTELQSSNPAVLAFLREYEDDLVLCVSNFARFAQPTELDLREFAGRYPVELFGGVRFPAIGELPYLLTLGGHGFYWFRLARVASRIGRRL, encoded by the coding sequence ATGACCGTCAACGAGCCCGTGCAGGACACCTTCGAGGACACGCCCGCCAAGGACCGCGACCCCGACTGGTTCAAGCGTGCCGTCTTCTACGAAGTCCTCGTCCGCTCCTTCCAGGACAGCAACGGCGACGGCGTCGGCGACCTGAAGGGCCTGACCGCCAAGCTCGACTACCTCCAGTGGCTGGGCGTCGACTGCCTCTGGCTCCCGCCCTTCTTCAAGTCCCCGCTGCGCGACGGCGGCTACGACGTCTCCGACTACACCGCCGTCCTGCCCGAGTTCGGCGACCTCGCCGACTTCGTGGAGTTCGTCGACGCCGCCCACCAGCGCGGCATGCGCGTCATCATCGACTTCGTCATGAACCACACCAGCGACCAGCACCCGTGGTTCCAGGAGTCGAGACGAGACCCCGACGGCCCCTACGGCGACTACTACATGTGGGCCGACGACGACAAGCAGTACCAGGACGCCCGAATCATCTTCGTCGACACGGAAGTCTCCAACTGGACCTACGACCCGGTCCGCAAGCAGTACTTCTTCCACCGGTTCTTCTCCCACCAGCCCGACCTCAACTACGAGAACCCGGCCGTGCAGGAGGAGATCCTGGCCGCCCTCCGGTTCTGGCTGGACCTCGGGATCGACGGCTACCGGCTGGACGCCGTGCCCTACCTGTACGCCGAGGAGGGCACCAACTGCGAAAACCTCCCGGCCACCCACGAGTTCCTCAGACGCGTCCGCCGCGAGATCGACGCGCTGTACCCGGACACGGTGCTGCTCGCCGAGGCCAACCAGTGGCCCGAGGACGTCGTCGACTACTTCGGCGACTACTCCTCCGGCGGCGACGAATGCCACATGGCGTTCCACTTCCCGGTGATGCCGCGCATCTTCATGGCCGTGCGGCGGGAATCCCGCTACCCGGTCTCGGAGATCCTCGCCAAGACCCCGGCGATCCCCTCGGGCTGTCAGTGGGGCATCTTCCTGCGCAACCACGACGAGCTCACGCTCGAGATGGTCACCGACGAAGAGCGCGACTACATGTACGCGGAGTACGCCAAGGACCCGCGCATGCGCGCCAACATCGGAATCAGGCGCCGGCTGGCCCCGCTGCTGGACAACGACCGCCATACGATCGAGCTGTTCACCGCCCTGCTGCTGTCGCTGCCCGGCAGCCCGATCCTCTACTACGGCGACGAGATCGGCATGGGCGACAACATCTGGCTCGGCGACCGCGACGCGGTGCGCACGCCGATGCAGTGGACGCCGGACCGCAACGCGGGCTTCTCCACCTGCGACCCCGGCCGGCTCACCCTCCCGACGATCATGGACCCGGTCTACGGCTACCAGGTCACCAACGTCGAGGCGTCCATGGCGTCGCCCTCGTCGCTGCTGCACTGGACCCGCCGGATGATCGAGATCCGCAAGCAGAACCCCGCCTTCGGACTCGGCTCCTACACCGAACTGCAGTCGTCGAACCCCGCGGTACTCGCCTTCCTGCGCGAGTACGAGGACGACCTGGTGCTGTGCGTCAGCAACTTCGCCCGGTTCGCCCAGCCGACCGAACTCGACCTGCGCGAGTTCGCCGGACGGTATCCGGTGGAGCTGTTCGGCGGAGTGCGCTTCCCCGCCATCGGTGAACTTCCCTACCTGCTGACCCTGGGGGGCCACGGCTTCTACTGGTTCCGGCTCGCCCGAGTCGCATCTCGCATCGGCCGACGACTGTGA
- a CDS encoding DUF4190 domain-containing protein — MMTYGSSPAASPGSRTNGLAIASLTCGIIGIFLFNVILGPIAIVLGAVGMRQAPVKGGGGMARAGIILGIVDLVLFVALLALAASDGGFSWYVGG, encoded by the coding sequence GTGATGACCTACGGCAGTTCCCCCGCCGCGTCTCCCGGGTCGCGCACCAACGGCCTGGCCATCGCGAGCCTCACCTGTGGAATCATCGGCATATTCCTCTTCAATGTCATCCTCGGACCGATAGCGATCGTGCTCGGCGCCGTCGGAATGCGCCAGGCTCCCGTCAAGGGCGGCGGCGGAATGGCCAGGGCCGGAATCATCCTCGGCATCGTCGACCTGGTGCTCTTCGTGGCGCTGCTCGCCCTCGCCGCCTCCGACGGCGGATTCAGCTGGTACGTCGGCGGCTGA
- a CDS encoding AMP-dependent synthetase/ligase, producing the protein MRDVALAPPTVPPLTGGLADSLFEWAATQPTLPLIARRPGSSATVWEEVTAIELRDEVVDLARGLVASGISPGHRVAIMARTRYEWTVLSHALWAVGAEVVPIYPTSSQDQVEWILRDSGCVAVVVEDEQGVMTIGPVCARLPALRHVWQLDTGALEELTDRGAFLPALTVDSLRRIVLPDSTAVIAYTSGTSGRPLGCALSHRGLANVCDTLLAGWGHTAAPPGEQGRVLAFLPFSHVYGLMIQGLCVRGGLLMAHEPAIDQETLASALRSFRPTYFYAVPSVFEKLYKNFLRAAQQAGRGALFERAAETARAFAAATERQRLGRGAGPGFELRLQHALYERTVYRRLRAALGGAVCRGTSGGSSLHRELSLFYEGVGIYVHDGYGLTETSGGVTMQPLGREKSGTVGRALPGMEIRIADDGEILVRGPSVFQGYVHDEGATRAALWGGWLATGDLGRLDSEGYLTITGRKKDIIITSSGKSVAPAALEQRLRMHPLIHQAVLVGDDRPCVGALITLDPDFLAHWRAALALQGDAPVREAREENALREEVGRAVAAANSAVSRSESIRVFRILPEPFDVANGLLTPSMKLRRDAIVRHYAEEIDAMYQARSRPPRLAAPQEPVGWDDSDSVFR; encoded by the coding sequence ATGCGCGACGTCGCACTCGCTCCGCCCACCGTTCCGCCCCTGACCGGCGGGCTCGCCGACAGTCTCTTCGAGTGGGCGGCGACCCAGCCGACCCTGCCGTTGATCGCCCGCCGCCCCGGCTCCTCCGCGACCGTCTGGGAGGAGGTCACGGCGATCGAACTGCGGGACGAGGTGGTCGATCTGGCCCGGGGACTGGTCGCCTCCGGCATCTCGCCGGGTCACCGCGTGGCGATCATGGCCCGCACCCGCTACGAGTGGACCGTCCTCAGCCACGCGCTGTGGGCGGTGGGCGCGGAGGTCGTCCCGATCTATCCGACGTCGTCGCAAGACCAGGTCGAGTGGATCCTCCGGGACTCGGGCTGCGTGGCCGTCGTCGTCGAGGACGAGCAGGGCGTGATGACCATCGGCCCGGTGTGCGCGCGGCTGCCCGCGCTCCGCCACGTGTGGCAGCTGGACACGGGCGCGCTGGAGGAGCTGACCGATCGCGGCGCGTTCCTCCCCGCGCTCACGGTCGACTCGCTGCGGCGCATCGTGCTGCCGGACTCCACCGCCGTGATCGCCTACACCTCGGGCACGTCGGGCCGCCCCCTCGGGTGCGCGTTGAGCCACCGGGGCCTGGCGAACGTGTGCGACACCCTGCTCGCCGGCTGGGGCCACACGGCGGCGCCGCCGGGCGAGCAGGGCCGGGTCCTGGCCTTTCTGCCCTTCTCGCACGTGTACGGGCTGATGATCCAAGGCCTGTGCGTGCGCGGCGGGCTACTGATGGCGCACGAGCCGGCCATCGACCAGGAGACGCTGGCGTCGGCGCTGCGCTCGTTCCGGCCGACGTACTTCTACGCCGTGCCGTCGGTCTTCGAGAAGCTGTACAAGAACTTCCTGCGCGCGGCCCAGCAGGCGGGCCGCGGCGCCCTGTTCGAGCGGGCCGCGGAGACCGCGCGGGCCTTCGCCGCGGCCACCGAGCGGCAGCGGCTCGGCCGGGGAGCGGGGCCCGGCTTCGAGCTGCGGCTGCAGCACGCGCTGTACGAGCGGACGGTGTACCGCCGGCTGCGGGCCGCGCTGGGCGGCGCGGTCTGCCGGGGGACGTCGGGCGGCTCGTCGCTCCACCGCGAACTGTCCCTTTTTTACGAGGGCGTCGGCATCTACGTGCACGACGGCTACGGCCTGACCGAGACCTCCGGCGGGGTGACGATGCAGCCGCTGGGCCGGGAGAAGTCCGGGACGGTGGGGCGGGCCCTGCCCGGCATGGAGATCCGTATCGCCGACGACGGGGAGATCCTGGTGCGCGGCCCCTCGGTGTTCCAGGGCTACGTCCACGACGAGGGGGCGACGCGGGCCGCGCTGTGGGGTGGCTGGCTGGCGACCGGGGACCTCGGGCGGCTGGACTCCGAGGGCTATCTGACGATCACCGGCCGGAAGAAGGACATCATCATCACGAGCAGCGGCAAGAGCGTCGCCCCGGCCGCGCTGGAGCAGCGGCTGCGGATGCATCCGCTGATCCACCAGGCGGTGCTGGTGGGCGACGACCGGCCCTGCGTGGGTGCCCTGATCACCCTGGACCCGGACTTCCTGGCGCACTGGCGGGCGGCGCTGGCACTGCAGGGCGACGCGCCGGTCCGGGAGGCCCGGGAGGAGAACGCGCTGCGCGAGGAGGTCGGGCGCGCGGTCGCCGCGGCCAACAGCGCGGTGTCGCGCTCCGAGTCGATCAGGGTGTTCCGCATCCTGCCGGAGCCGTTCGACGTGGCGAACGGGCTGCTCACCCCGTCGATGAAGCTGCGGCGGGACGCGATCGTGCGGCACTACGCCGAGGAGATCGACGCCATGTACCAGGCACGCTCGCGCCCGCCACGGCTCGCCGCACCGCAGGAGCCGGTCGGCTGGGACGACTCGGACAGTGTGTTCCGGTGA